The sequence TTGCGACGCACGCGTGGTCGCCGTGGTTTGGATGTGCTGAACCGTTTGCGTGCCGACGAGAATGTGGATTTGCAAATCTTCGATCGCGAACTGCCTGAGTTGGCCGGCCAGACCGTGGATTTGAAACTGGTGCTCCTCGCCAAACACTTGGAAGGCAAAGTCGTCACCGGCGACTACAACTTGAACAAGGTCGCCAAGGTGCAGGGCGTCCCCGTGATCAACTTGAATGAGATCAGCAACGCGCTGCGTCCGGTGTTCTTGCCTGACGAGTCGTTCCGTTTGCGAATCATCAAACCCGGCGAAGGCCCCGAACAAGGCATCGGGTACCTCGACGATGGCACGATGGTCGTGGTCGAAGGCGGACGCCACAAAATCGGCCAAGAAATCGACGTTCGCGTGACCAGCACACTGCAAACCAACGCGGGCAAAATGATCTTCACCAAAGTGGATGCTCGCTAATCAAACCAGGTTCTCGCCTGGCTGGCGTCGCTGACAATCGTCGGCGAGACGCGAACGTTGAGACCGGCATCGTCGCGCAAACGTTCGTGCATCCTTCGGTTCAGACTCGCGTCTGCGGACGTCTCTTCCCAACACAATTCATCGTTCCAAAAGAAAACAGATATGGCAAAGAAGAAGGCTGCGGCCAACGCGTTTGAATATGTCGAACCGATCGGGGATCGAGTCTTGGTTCGGAAGGACGAACCCAAACGAGAAACTCGCGGGGGCATTGCACTGCCCGACGCCGCGGAGATCCCGACGATCACCGGTCGCATCGTGACGATCAGTGCCGTGGTGGAAAACGATGAAGAATTGCCACTGCGCCAGTACGACAAGATCCTGTTCCACCCCAAGAACGCGATCCCGGTGGATCTGGAACACGACAACCAATTGTTCGTGGTCCCCGTCGATGACATCGTCGCTGTGTTCCGACGCGAAGCCCCCGAAGAATGAGATTCGCTGGCGAGCGAAATGCCTTATTCAATACTTAGCGGACGCGGCGCAAGCCGCCCGGTGTCCCACCCATCTAGTCGCCAGCGGAACTAACGCAAAGACGCCAGGTCGCAAAGACGCGATGAACCACTTCCCCCCTGCGTCCCTGCGTCCCTGCGTCCTCGCGACTCTGCGTTTTCAATGTTTGACGCTTGGGTGCATGCAGCCAGGCTGGCTGCACGACGGATTGCGCTGAGAGGCATTCGTGAACTGGAGTGAACACGCTGTGTCACTTGCCTTTCGCGACCAATCTCAAAAATAGTCCGTGTCAAACATCTCGCCTTGAGCCCGTGTCCCAAGGTCGCCCCACAATCCAAACGGGCTTTCGCTTCCGGGTGCCTGCTCGCCTTTGCCTTCTAAAATCACCGATGCGACTCCGCCGTCGTCGATGGAATCCGTGATGAACTTCACCGCTCCATCCCCCATCGCGACGTGCCCTCCGCCTTGGTGCCGGCTGCTCATCGTCAACGTTCCCACCGTGGTGGAATCACCACCAAAACACAATGTTGCATTCGGCGGAAGCACGGTGTTGAACCCTGTCATCAACGGCATCGAATCCGCCCAGCGATAGCCTCTGCCCTGAGAACGATTGGTAGGAAGCGTTGTTGCCCCGCCCGTCAGCCAAAACATGGGACGCGTGGGATCGCGTTGACCGTCGCAAAACCGCTTGTCGTCCAACACGCCTCCCACCCAACCATTGTTCATCGATGGAACCGTTCGCATGTCGTTGTCGCCAAGATCCGTGCAGATTTCTCCCAACGCGATCGTGTTGGACAATCCATCGGTCACATCGTCCATGCTCGTGATTTGCCGCGGCACAAAGAGACCTCGTCCGGTGGCCTCCATCTGCAACTTGCCGCTGGGCGACCACTGCGTTCCGTCGTGTCGCCACAGCCCCTCATCCAATCCTTGAATCGCATCGCCCAGACAAGCCGCGTAGTTGGTACGTCCCAACGATGGCAAACCAGTGCCTGGGTCCGACGGACATCGGTACACAGCAATTTCATTGGTCCATGGCACATACGTAATGACCGATGGCGAAGGCCCCATGGACGGGTAGACATGTTGCTGCCCATCCGTTCCTTTCGTCCCTCCCAACTCCATGTCCATGAAATCCATTTCGACATAGTCGAAAGCCGGATCGTAGTCGGGGCTCAGCGTATCGCCGGCCGGTGCATCCCCTTGATAACGTTCGGTGATCGCTTCCCAAGTTGCGTTCTGATTCGCAAACGGCAAGATCGACACAAGGAAACTCAACCGAAACTGATTGGTGGTGAAGGGATCGTTCGAGTTTTGAAACGTTCCTGTGCCATGCGGAGGAAAATGATCAAAGGCATCGTGATACTGAGCCACCCCCAAAACGATTTGTTGCAAGTTGTTGGAACAGCTCATGCGACGTGCCGCTTCACGAGCCGCTTGCACAGCCGGCAACAACAAACCAACCAACACGCCAATGATGCCGGTCACCACGAGCAACTCCAGCAACGTGAACCCAGCTCGATGTGGAAAGACGCCCGTTGAAGAGAAGCCTTGCGATGGAAAACCTCGCGAAGAAGATCCCCGAGAAGTCGGACGCGGTCGCCCCGTGTCATCCAACGATTCAATCAGCCATGAATTCATCATGTCATCACCTTGCATGCGTCTTCCTTCGCTCGGTTCATTTCCGGATCCACCTTTGCGGATTCGCCATGGAAGCGCACCGCAATCCAGTCTTCTCCATCGCCCTTGATCGACGTCGCAACACATTGTCCACGCGCCGGTGGCCTGCATTGTTTCGCTCTGTAACCGCACCCATGAACGCAACCAATAAATGTCTTCAATTTATGGTTTCGGTTCATACCTCTGGTTTGGGAATGCGTTAGTCTAACGGGCAAAGGCACGCGGCGGTTTCGTGCTCTTGGCTTTTCTCTGGAGAATCTTCGTCGGTGCTCAGTCTCGTTTCACGCGTGTCGCTTTCGGATCCGAACTTCGCCATCGAAGTGGTGCAACGATGTTTGGCATCCGCCGTTGAGCAAAACGCCAGCGACGTGCATCTACATCCGCGATCGGATCGCTGGGACATTTCTTTTCGCATCGATGGCGTCTTGCAAGACATCGAATCGGTCCCGCGAAGTGAAGACAGCGATCCCGTCGCGCGATTGATGGCATTGGCGGGTTTGCCTTCATATCGAAACAGCGTGCCGCAAGAAGGCCCACTTCGTTTCAGGTTGCCAGACGGCAACGTTCGAGAGATGCGTTTGGGCGTATTCCCGACCGTGCATGGCAATCGTGCTGCGATCCGAATCATGGATCATCGCGAAAGCATTCGGCAACTGAACGAACTGGGTTTCGACTCGCAAACCCACGACCGTTTGCAAACCATTTGTGAAGCTCGAGACGGTTGGCTTCTGGTCGCTGGTCCTGCGGGAAGTGGCAAAACGACGACGCTGTACGCTTGTCTCTCGCACATCGCCAACTGCGATTTCCGACGCAGCGTTTTGACGATTGAAGACCCCATCGAATCGGTGATCGATTCGATCAGCCAAAGCCAGCTGCAATCATCCAGTGGACTCACGTTGGCGGCGGCGATGCGTGCCGCGGTACGCCAAGACGCGGAAGTGTTGCTGGTCAGCGAGATCCGAGACGTGGAAACCGCCGAGGCCGTGTTGGCGGCCTCCATGACCGGACACCTGTGCTTCTCATCGATCCATGCGGGAACGTTGGGCGGGACGCTACGGCGTTTGGTTCAAATGAACCTGCCGACATTCGCGATTCAAAGCGGTTTACGAGGTGTGCTCTGCCAACGCTTGCTTCGTCGACGCTGCGACGCATGCCAACCGCAATCCTCTCCACCCAAGTCGTCTTCGTGCGACCAGTGCCACGGGACGGGCTATCGCGGACGCATCCCTATTGTTGAGCTTGTGGATCTACAAGACTCCCATATTGGACCGCAAGTCTTCCAGGCACTTATTCAACAAGCACCGGCATCAGAACTGGACCGTTTGCTAGCGAACAGCGGAATCGAGTCCATGCAAACGCAAGCGGACCACTTGGTCGAGCGAGGCATCACCGACCGCGAGGAAGTCTTTCGCGTCCTGGGGAGAAACGCGTGACGGAAACTCCATCGCACATCCCCGATTCCTCCACGTCTCCGTCGCCATCGAACACAGGGCAACCGAACACGGGGCAGCCGAGCACAGTTCAATTGAGCAATGAGACGCTTGTGTTGCTGCTGCAAGAAGTGAGTGCCATGGCGGCTTCTGGTCGCTCACTGGTGACCGGACTGACTGGGTTGAACGATGCGGCGTTGGGAAAACTCGGACGTGCGGCCAAACAGGTTCGTGACAGAATTGAAAGCGGCCAGTCTGCTGCCGTGGCCATGGGCTCATTGTCCGCGCCGTTCCAATCGCCCATTCGCGTGGCCATGCAATTGATGGCGCAGACGGGATCCACGGAACCCATCCGCGAAACAGTTCGGCTGATCCGACAAAAAGAAGACGCCCGGCGTAGACTTCGGCTGGCATCCATCGGTCCGATCCTGAATGTCGTGGTGGGAGCGTGCGTGCTGTTTTTGGTGATGCCGTGGATCTATGTGCAAATGGCCGCATCCGAATTGATTCGCGGCCCGTTCGCACCAACCGTCACCGAGATCTGTCAAACGTTCGCGCAGAACTTCACCTTCGCATGCCTGGTGGCTCTGGTCGTGGCGGTCTTGTTCGCTCTTTGGTTGCGTTGGAGCATGCATCGCTCTTTCGAAAAAAACAAACCATTGCGATCGATCAGCACGTTTTGCCGCTGGCTCGCAATGCAAATCCAGCTTTCACTTCCAGGCGACATTCATTCCTCGACAAACGATCCGAACGCAGCTTCGACGGTTCGCGAAACCAACGCCATTGATGTGTCACAGGCGGTGGAGTTCGCCGGTGAAGTCGCCACATTTGAATTGGCGGAAGGATGGCGGCGGGTGGCAGCCCAAATCCGCGGCGGCGGCCAATCCGTGGACGCACTGCAAATGCCGACCGAAACTCCCGACGCGGTTCAGCAGTGCGTGGTTGATTTGGTGGCCGGCAAACGGGACGCTCGGATGGTGGCCAACGACCTGAAACATCTGGCATCGCTTTATCACCAGCAGTCTCAAAGAAAACTGCGTCTTTGGGCCGAACGAGTCCCGCAGTGGATGTCGGGACTGATTCTGATCGCAATCATTTGCCTTCTACTTCAAACCGCCATCACTCCATTGGTTGACGCGGTCAGGGAGATCGCACAATGAGTGATTGGACAATCGCGAATCAAGCCGATCTGGAACGGTGGACCAACATCCGCACGGATTCACGTCGCGAAGTGCTTCGTGCAATCACGTTTGGTTTGATCTACCTCTTAGCAGCATTGGCCGTGGGGGCGTACCTGCTGATCTCTGTCGAAGCCATCACCGATGGAACGATCATTTTCGTTGGCTGGGATGTCGTGGAAGTCTCGTTCCCCTGGATGAACGTTCTGGCGTGGATTTATGCGGGACTGGCAGTTTCTTTCATCCTCTTGTTTGTGGTTTTTCAGCTCTCACTTCGTCACCGCTTGCCAGCCACACTCGTCCGTTTGGTCGCGATCTGTCCGATCCTTGGCCGAGTTCAGCAAACGCTGGCATCCGCCGAAACCCTGCAATCGGTCTACCACGCGGTTCTGGCTGAGCAACCTTACGGCGATGCCTTTCAAACCGCTGCCGATGAAATTCAATCGCCACTTTGGAAGCGATGGGCCTCGAGCGTTTCAACACGTTTTCAAGCCGGCCAGACGATTGAAAAGGCCATGCGACAAGTCCCCCTGATCGACCATCCGATCGCTGCGGTGATCACGCTGGGTCAAGACACGTTGACGCACGCTGAGACCGTTCGCCTGTGGCATCAGGCCACCGAAGAATGCCACGCGTTGCTTCAATCACGAACCCGACGCTCGATCCGATTCATTTCTCACACGGGAGTCATCATCGCGACGCTGTTGGCCGGCATGGCCATCCTTAGTTCCAACACCTACTTGGTTCAAATGATGGAGGGACTGACGTAGGTGAGCTATCAAATCGTTGCACTATCGATCGCGTTTGGATTGGCGTTGTTGGCTGGCACCTTTCGCAGCGTCAAATGGAACCTGATGCTGCGTCCGCCATCGACATCGCGTCCGCGGTTCGCTGCCTTGTACGCCTTCGCGGAGGGAACGTGCTGGGTTCTCAGTGGGCTGACGCTGCTGGCGGCAATCCCGCACCCCGTGACATTGCTTTTGCTGATGATGCTGGTGGCGTCCATCGTGATTTCCAACCGATGGCGTTATCGCGAGGAAGCAGAATCCATGAATCGATGGCTGCGATTCACGACAGACGGAAGCGGCATTTCCGCCGAGAATGAATCCGGATCTTCGCTGAACTCGCTCACGGAAGCACTCGGTCGAGCTTCCTCCACCGCAATATCAAAACAAGCGAGTCGATTCTCCTACCATCTCGACCGAGGTCGTTCCGTTGCCAATGCGGCGTACCGATCCAAGCTGCCGGTTTCGATTGCGACTTTGGCCGCGATTCATGCGTCGGGAACGCCGGCCTCGTCGGAGGTGGCCTCATCAACTTTTAGCGATGAAACCGAATGGCGAAATC is a genomic window of Rhodopirellula halodulae containing:
- a CDS encoding co-chaperone GroES, coding for MAKKKAAANAFEYVEPIGDRVLVRKDEPKRETRGGIALPDAAEIPTITGRIVTISAVVENDEELPLRQYDKILFHPKNAIPVDLEHDNQLFVVPVDDIVAVFRREAPEE
- a CDS encoding DUF1559 family PulG-like putative transporter, which encodes MQGDDMMNSWLIESLDDTGRPRPTSRGSSSRGFPSQGFSSTGVFPHRAGFTLLELLVVTGIIGVLVGLLLPAVQAAREAARRMSCSNNLQQIVLGVAQYHDAFDHFPPHGTGTFQNSNDPFTTNQFRLSFLVSILPFANQNATWEAITERYQGDAPAGDTLSPDYDPAFDYVEMDFMDMELGGTKGTDGQQHVYPSMGPSPSVITYVPWTNEIAVYRCPSDPGTGLPSLGRTNYAACLGDAIQGLDEGLWRHDGTQWSPSGKLQMEATGRGLFVPRQITSMDDVTDGLSNTIALGEICTDLGDNDMRTVPSMNNGWVGGVLDDKRFCDGQRDPTRPMFWLTGGATTLPTNRSQGRGYRWADSMPLMTGFNTVLPPNATLCFGGDSTTVGTLTMSSRHQGGGHVAMGDGAVKFITDSIDDGGVASVILEGKGEQAPGSESPFGLWGDLGTRAQGEMFDTDYF
- a CDS encoding GspE/PulE family protein, yielding MLSLVSRVSLSDPNFAIEVVQRCLASAVEQNASDVHLHPRSDRWDISFRIDGVLQDIESVPRSEDSDPVARLMALAGLPSYRNSVPQEGPLRFRLPDGNVREMRLGVFPTVHGNRAAIRIMDHRESIRQLNELGFDSQTHDRLQTICEARDGWLLVAGPAGSGKTTTLYACLSHIANCDFRRSVLTIEDPIESVIDSISQSQLQSSSGLTLAAAMRAAVRQDAEVLLVSEIRDVETAEAVLAASMTGHLCFSSIHAGTLGGTLRRLVQMNLPTFAIQSGLRGVLCQRLLRRRCDACQPQSSPPKSSSCDQCHGTGYRGRIPIVELVDLQDSHIGPQVFQALIQQAPASELDRLLANSGIESMQTQADHLVERGITDREEVFRVLGRNA
- a CDS encoding type II secretion system F family protein — its product is MTETPSHIPDSSTSPSPSNTGQPNTGQPSTVQLSNETLVLLLQEVSAMAASGRSLVTGLTGLNDAALGKLGRAAKQVRDRIESGQSAAVAMGSLSAPFQSPIRVAMQLMAQTGSTEPIRETVRLIRQKEDARRRLRLASIGPILNVVVGACVLFLVMPWIYVQMAASELIRGPFAPTVTEICQTFAQNFTFACLVALVVAVLFALWLRWSMHRSFEKNKPLRSISTFCRWLAMQIQLSLPGDIHSSTNDPNAASTVRETNAIDVSQAVEFAGEVATFELAEGWRRVAAQIRGGGQSVDALQMPTETPDAVQQCVVDLVAGKRDARMVANDLKHLASLYHQQSQRKLRLWAERVPQWMSGLILIAIICLLLQTAITPLVDAVREIAQ